The Methylorubrum populi genome contains a region encoding:
- a CDS encoding RsmB/NOP family class I SAM-dependent RNA methyltransferase, translating into MASKPNRRTPPLFDPSVPGLAARHVAREAVATLLGPVRGLVLEDALAEAGRGAGFEAGDAALARAIATASFRRLGFIRAALAARLRDGLPEDRPHLLALLVTGAAQILDLAVADHAAVDLSVRLAKADPQTQHLAPLVNAVLRRIAREREAIRAEAGDPLDRNTPDWLARRWRAAYGEAAARTIAAAHLEGAAVDLTIPRDVESWAERLGGTRLDLGSVRLADVREAVADLPGYAEGAWWVQDAAAALPVRLLAPVAGERVADLCAAPGGKTAQIAAAGASVTAVDRSAARLERLGRNLARLGLSAEVVTADALDLPEDAPFDAVLLDAPCSATGTIRRHPDAAWTKSEADLIRLAGLQSRLLDKAARLTRPGGRLVYCTCSLEPEEGPTQIAAFLSRHPGFERIAITPDPLAGHAELIDASGDLRTLPSHLGGGIGRAGGLDGFFASVLRRRD; encoded by the coding sequence GTGGCATCGAAACCCAACCGCCGCACGCCGCCCCTCTTCGACCCGTCCGTGCCGGGGCTTGCCGCGCGCCACGTCGCGCGGGAGGCGGTCGCGACCCTGCTCGGTCCCGTCCGCGGGCTCGTGCTCGAAGACGCGCTGGCTGAGGCCGGCCGCGGCGCGGGATTCGAGGCAGGCGACGCGGCGCTCGCCCGGGCCATCGCCACGGCGAGTTTCCGCCGCCTGGGCTTCATCCGGGCGGCGCTCGCCGCCCGCCTGCGGGACGGCCTTCCCGAGGACCGGCCGCATCTTCTCGCCCTGCTGGTGACCGGAGCGGCGCAGATTCTCGACCTCGCGGTGGCCGATCACGCCGCCGTCGATCTCTCCGTGCGCCTCGCCAAGGCGGACCCGCAGACGCAGCACCTCGCGCCCCTGGTCAACGCCGTGCTGCGCCGGATCGCCCGCGAACGCGAGGCGATCCGGGCGGAAGCGGGCGATCCGCTCGATCGCAACACGCCGGATTGGCTCGCCCGCCGCTGGCGTGCCGCTTACGGGGAGGCGGCGGCCCGGACGATCGCCGCCGCCCATCTCGAAGGCGCGGCGGTCGATCTCACGATCCCCCGCGATGTCGAATCCTGGGCCGAGCGCCTCGGCGGCACCCGGCTCGATCTCGGCTCGGTCCGGCTCGCCGACGTGCGCGAGGCGGTGGCCGACCTGCCCGGCTACGCCGAAGGCGCGTGGTGGGTGCAGGACGCCGCCGCCGCCCTGCCGGTGCGGCTGCTCGCGCCGGTGGCTGGCGAGCGCGTCGCCGATCTCTGCGCGGCGCCGGGCGGCAAGACCGCACAGATCGCCGCCGCGGGCGCATCGGTGACGGCGGTCGACCGGTCCGCGGCGAGGCTGGAGCGCCTCGGGCGCAATCTCGCGCGCCTCGGCCTGTCCGCCGAGGTGGTGACCGCCGACGCCCTCGACCTGCCGGAGGACGCGCCCTTCGACGCGGTGCTGCTCGACGCACCCTGCTCGGCGACCGGCACGATCCGCCGCCATCCCGACGCCGCATGGACCAAGAGCGAGGCGGACCTGATCCGCTTGGCCGGGCTCCAGAGCCGCCTGCTCGACAAGGCGGCCCGGCTGACCCGTCCCGGCGGACGGCTGGTCTACTGCACCTGCTCCCTGGAGCCGGAGGAGGGGCCTACGCAGATCGCGGCCTTCCTGTCCCGCCATCCCGGCTTCGAACGGATTGCGATCACGCCGGACCCGCTCGCCGGCCACGCGGAGCTGATCGATGCCTCGGGCGATCTGCGTACCCTGCCGAGCCATCTCGGCGGCGGCATCGGCCGGGCAGGCGGTCTCGACGGCTTCTTCGCGAGTGTCCTGCGGCGGCGTGACTGA
- a CDS encoding DUF1674 domain-containing protein, with product MTEADAKTPVETPRALAPAAQRALAEAAERRAAIDARAARIAERPERLGRGGLEPVRYEDWEVKGLASDF from the coding sequence ATGACGGAGGCGGATGCCAAGACACCGGTCGAGACGCCCCGCGCGCTCGCCCCGGCGGCGCAGCGGGCGCTGGCGGAAGCGGCCGAGCGGCGCGCGGCGATCGATGCCCGCGCCGCCAGGATCGCCGAGCGGCCCGAGCGGCTGGGCCGGGGCGGCCTCGAACCCGTGCGCTACGAGGATTGGGAGGTGAAGGGCCTCGCCAGCGATTTCTGA
- a CDS encoding DNA methyltransferase: MRGKGRLDLVKGGDATMRLGSASITHGDSLKACNEWLPPACIISDGPYGLGKYPGEPYTPDGLAEFYAPHAAAWARHAEPFTTLWFWNSEIGWAKSHSALELHGWQYEETVIWDKGIAHIAGNVNSRTIRGLPVVTELAVRYTRKATLQTEGGQELSLKEWVRAEWLRSGLPMNQSNQACDVANAATRKYLTQDHVWYFPPGSALVAMAQWCTKRGRPTTRPYFSLDGKTAPTAAAWDRMRAKWTHVHALTNVWRESPVHGSERVKALHGTGYLHANQKPLALMERQVLAATDPGDVVWEPFGGLCSATVAAVRHGRRAHAAELNPEFFEAATLRVRREIETLPLTRSA; this comes from the coding sequence ATGCGCGGCAAGGGACGTCTGGATTTGGTTAAGGGTGGCGATGCCACCATGAGGCTGGGATCGGCTTCCATCACGCATGGTGACAGCCTGAAGGCCTGCAACGAGTGGCTGCCTCCCGCCTGCATCATCAGCGATGGCCCGTACGGCTTAGGGAAGTATCCCGGTGAGCCGTACACGCCGGATGGTCTCGCCGAGTTCTACGCACCGCACGCCGCGGCTTGGGCCCGGCACGCCGAGCCGTTCACCACGCTGTGGTTCTGGAACAGCGAGATCGGTTGGGCCAAGAGCCACTCGGCGCTAGAGCTTCATGGCTGGCAGTACGAGGAAACCGTCATCTGGGACAAAGGCATTGCCCACATCGCCGGCAATGTGAACTCCCGGACGATTCGCGGCCTGCCGGTCGTGACCGAGCTTGCCGTCCGCTACACGCGCAAGGCGACGCTCCAAACCGAGGGCGGCCAGGAGCTTTCACTCAAGGAATGGGTCCGTGCCGAATGGCTCCGGTCCGGCCTGCCCATGAACCAGTCGAACCAAGCCTGCGACGTCGCGAACGCGGCCACGCGGAAGTACCTGACCCAAGATCACGTCTGGTATTTCCCGCCCGGCTCCGCCCTCGTCGCGATGGCGCAGTGGTGCACGAAACGCGGCCGTCCGACAACGCGTCCCTACTTCTCGCTGGACGGCAAGACGGCTCCGACCGCCGCGGCGTGGGACCGGATGCGAGCCAAGTGGACCCATGTCCACGCCCTGACGAACGTTTGGCGTGAGTCTCCCGTACACGGGAGCGAGCGCGTGAAGGCCCTCCACGGGACCGGCTACCTGCACGCCAACCAGAAGCCGCTCGCCTTGATGGAGCGGCAGGTCCTCGCTGCAACCGACCCGGGCGACGTGGTTTGGGAGCCCTTCGGGGGCCTTTGCTCTGCGACCGTAGCAGCCGTCAGGCACGGTCGCCGGGCGCACGCGGCCGAGCTCAACCCCGAGTTCTTCGAGGCGGCCACGCTGCGCGTCCGCCGCGAGATCGAGACCCTGCCCCTCACGAGATCGGCATGA
- a CDS encoding sulfate transporter family protein — translation MLIKAAAAALRQVFSPALRGILFKSLALTVGLLVVLWFALTRLIQAFQASHHISADYPFLDTLAFFLAGAGLFVALAYIMPAVSILVAGFFLDDVAEVVERSDFPADPPGRALPWGQALGSAVRFAGLALLVNLVALILVFVPGVNLFAFFGANAYLLGREYFELAAGRFRPLPEARAMREHYGFTVIAAGCVLAGLTIVPVVNLITPLFGVALMVHLHKGLERKALAGPAGPQARLPHRP, via the coding sequence ATGCTCATCAAGGCCGCCGCCGCAGCCCTGCGGCAGGTTTTCTCGCCCGCCCTGCGCGGCATCCTGTTCAAGTCGCTGGCGCTCACGGTCGGGCTGCTGGTGGTCTTGTGGTTCGCGCTGACGCGGCTGATCCAGGCGTTCCAGGCGAGCCATCACATCTCGGCCGACTACCCCTTCCTCGACACGCTCGCCTTCTTCCTGGCCGGTGCCGGGCTGTTCGTGGCGCTCGCCTACATCATGCCCGCGGTGTCGATCCTCGTGGCGGGCTTCTTCCTCGACGACGTGGCCGAGGTGGTCGAGCGCAGCGACTTTCCGGCCGACCCGCCGGGGCGCGCCCTGCCGTGGGGGCAGGCGCTCGGCTCGGCGGTCCGCTTCGCGGGACTGGCGCTGCTGGTCAACCTCGTGGCGCTGATCCTCGTCTTCGTGCCGGGGGTGAACCTCTTCGCCTTCTTCGGGGCCAACGCCTACCTGCTCGGGCGCGAATATTTCGAGCTGGCTGCCGGCCGGTTCCGGCCGTTGCCGGAGGCACGGGCGATGCGCGAGCATTATGGGTTCACGGTGATCGCCGCCGGCTGCGTGCTCGCCGGGCTGACGATCGTGCCGGTCGTCAATCTCATCACCCCGCTGTTCGGCGTGGCGCTGATGGTCCATCTGCACAAGGGCCTCGAACGGAAGGCGCTCGCCGGCCCGGCCGGACCGCAGGCCCGGCTGCCGCACCGGCCCTGA
- a CDS encoding NAD(P)/FAD-dependent oxidoreductase, whose translation MRPTPEHARFRPTVAPRVSPLPTAPDVVVIGAGAAGIAAARRLIECGLSVAVVEARERVGGRAVTTSLRGHAIDLGAHWLHAGPINPLVALGQTRGEPLRRAAQDQHLRIGRRPGRAAEEAAFSRAFDIADRAITRAASRTQDGPASRALPRHLGPWGERIAIVHALVSGRPLDEVSLHDWPSMEYGDNFFIRGGYGAYLARLALGLPIRLSCPVIALDWSGPGVRVHLADGGRIAARAAIVTVPVPVLRTAFRFDPPLPERSRAAIDGFLAGIYEHVVLHWPSAPFHGRDRLASVVGGRHKPPGMLTRIDGTPFHYFELDAASTRALDAAQAGPDGARRLARAVLAEHFGRGALSDLAIPAVTAWRHDPWSRGSWAVVPPGHAPAREALREPVGERIWFAGEANSRAQWGTAGGAFEEGVRAADAAADRLAPSDLRASA comes from the coding sequence ATGCGCCCCACCCCCGAGCACGCCCGCTTCCGCCCGACCGTCGCACCGCGCGTCTCGCCCCTGCCCACCGCCCCCGACGTGGTGGTGATCGGCGCCGGCGCGGCCGGCATCGCGGCGGCGCGACGGCTGATCGAGTGCGGCCTCTCGGTCGCGGTGGTGGAGGCGCGGGAACGCGTCGGCGGCCGCGCCGTGACGACGAGCCTGCGCGGCCACGCCATCGATCTCGGCGCGCACTGGCTGCATGCCGGGCCGATCAATCCGCTCGTCGCCCTGGGGCAGACCCGCGGCGAGCCGCTGCGGCGGGCGGCGCAGGATCAGCATCTCCGGATCGGGCGCCGCCCGGGACGAGCGGCCGAGGAGGCCGCCTTCTCCCGTGCCTTCGACATCGCCGACCGGGCGATCACCCGCGCCGCCTCCCGCACCCAGGACGGGCCGGCCTCCCGCGCCCTGCCCCGCCATCTCGGGCCCTGGGGCGAGCGCATCGCCATCGTCCATGCCCTGGTCTCGGGCCGGCCCCTCGACGAGGTGTCGCTGCACGACTGGCCCAGCATGGAATACGGCGACAACTTCTTCATCCGTGGCGGCTACGGCGCCTATCTCGCGCGGCTGGCGCTCGGGCTGCCGATCCGGCTCTCCTGCCCCGTGATCGCCCTCGACTGGTCGGGCCCGGGCGTGCGGGTGCATCTCGCCGACGGCGGACGGATCGCGGCGCGCGCGGCGATCGTCACCGTGCCGGTGCCCGTGCTCCGGACGGCCTTTCGCTTCGATCCGCCCCTGCCCGAGCGCAGCCGCGCGGCGATCGACGGCTTCCTCGCGGGCATCTACGAGCACGTCGTGCTGCACTGGCCCTCGGCACCGTTCCATGGTCGCGACCGGCTCGCCAGCGTGGTCGGCGGACGCCACAAGCCGCCGGGCATGCTGACCCGGATCGACGGCACGCCGTTCCACTACTTCGAACTCGACGCCGCCTCCACCCGCGCGCTCGACGCGGCGCAGGCCGGCCCGGACGGGGCACGCCGCCTCGCCCGCGCGGTGCTGGCCGAGCATTTCGGCCGCGGCGCTCTCTCCGACCTCGCGATTCCCGCGGTCACCGCGTGGCGGCACGATCCCTGGTCGCGCGGCTCCTGGGCGGTCGTGCCGCCCGGGCACGCGCCCGCGCGGGAGGCGCTTCGGGAGCCGGTGGGCGAGCGGATCTGGTTCGCGGGCGAGGCCAATTCCCGCGCGCAGTGGGGCACGGCGGGCGGTGCCTTCGAGGAGGGCGTTCGGGCGGCGGATGCGGCCGCCGACCGTCTCGCACCGTCGGATCTGCGCGCGAGCGCCTGA
- a CDS encoding cyclic nucleotide-binding domain-containing protein, whose protein sequence is MNWVEAIGYLGTALTVASSAMGTMIPLRVVALCASCAVITYGFLIGSVPVMLTEAIQIPFNAWRLYEMVRLVRETERAASGDLSLDGLKAFGTSRRFRAGEVLFLKDDPAREMYLIESGRFRIAEHGLDVRPGQIVGELGMLSPENRRTGSLACVEAGSARCLSYSEVRQLYYQNPEFGFYFLKLTSERLFQGAADTVRMQAAAPARSEVP, encoded by the coding sequence ATGAACTGGGTCGAGGCGATCGGCTATCTCGGGACGGCGCTCACCGTCGCCTCCTCGGCGATGGGCACGATGATCCCGCTGCGCGTCGTCGCCCTGTGCGCGAGTTGCGCCGTCATCACCTACGGCTTCCTGATCGGCAGCGTGCCGGTGATGCTGACCGAGGCGATCCAGATCCCGTTCAATGCGTGGCGGCTCTACGAGATGGTGCGCCTCGTGCGCGAGACCGAACGGGCGGCCTCCGGCGATCTTTCCCTCGACGGGCTGAAGGCCTTCGGCACGTCCCGGCGCTTCCGGGCCGGCGAAGTGCTGTTCCTGAAGGACGATCCCGCCCGGGAGATGTACCTGATCGAGAGCGGGCGCTTCCGCATCGCCGAGCACGGCCTCGACGTGCGACCGGGCCAGATCGTCGGCGAACTCGGCATGCTCTCGCCGGAAAACCGCCGCACCGGCTCGCTCGCCTGCGTCGAGGCGGGCAGCGCACGCTGCCTGTCCTATTCCGAGGTCAGGCAGCTCTACTACCAGAACCCGGAATTCGGCTTCTACTTCCTGAAGCTGACGAGCGAGCGCCTGTTCCAGGGCGCCGCCGACACGGTGCGGATGCAGGCCGCCGCGCCGGCCCGAAGCGAGGTGCCGTGA
- a CDS encoding cupin domain-containing protein, giving the protein MSEQLSAGHAVFDVAESVRALPETSATLVADHRFTEDETASARVFRVYKPTPPHSHTTCDEYLYALSGRCLMRFGDEPPVEVGPGRLVVFKRGVVHSVPEILEEPMVFLSIDTPRRGPRDIQFVEAGTGTPETFMRQTD; this is encoded by the coding sequence ATGAGCGAGCAGCTTTCGGCCGGCCACGCGGTGTTCGACGTGGCCGAGAGCGTACGTGCCCTGCCCGAGACGTCGGCGACCCTGGTGGCGGACCACCGCTTCACCGAGGACGAGACGGCGAGCGCCCGCGTCTTCCGGGTCTACAAGCCGACGCCGCCCCACTCTCACACCACCTGCGACGAGTACCTCTACGCGCTGTCGGGCCGCTGCCTGATGCGGTTCGGCGACGAGCCGCCGGTCGAGGTCGGGCCGGGCCGGCTCGTGGTTTTCAAGCGCGGCGTGGTGCATTCCGTGCCGGAGATCCTGGAAGAGCCGATGGTGTTTCTCTCCATCGACACGCCGCGGCGCGGACCGCGCGACATCCAGTTCGTGGAGGCCGGCACGGGCACGCCCGAGACCTTCATGCGGCAGACGGATTGA
- a CDS encoding sulfate ABC transporter substrate-binding protein, translating into MGRHRPPLWRRDDVFDGNPIKLGAATNRRAAFLGLAMAACLAAAGSARAQTEILNVSYDPTRELYRDVNAAFAEEWKAKTGETVTVRAAHGGSGAQARTVIDGIPADVVTLGIPSDIDAIVKLSRKIAPDWRTKLPNEGLPYTSTVVFLVRKGNPKGVKDWSDLANPDVKVITPNPKTSAGGRWNFLAAWGYAYEKEGKDKEKANAFVGSLYKNVPVLDTGARGSTVTFAQRGLGDVLPTWENEAFLVLEEFGKDRFDIVVPPTSIYAEPPVAIVDANVDRRGTRRQAEAYLQFLYGDKAQAIFAKHHYRPIRREAAKPEDLALLPEIRLFKIEDLQGSWDDIQKTNFDNGGVFDQLSRAGR; encoded by the coding sequence ATGGGCCGGCATCGGCCCCCGTTGTGGAGGCGAGACGACGTGTTCGACGGCAATCCGATCAAGCTTGGTGCGGCAACGAACCGGCGTGCGGCTTTCCTGGGCCTCGCCATGGCGGCTTGCCTTGCGGCTGCCGGGAGTGCGCGGGCCCAGACCGAAATCCTCAACGTCTCCTACGACCCGACCCGCGAACTCTACCGGGACGTCAACGCCGCGTTTGCCGAGGAGTGGAAGGCCAAGACAGGCGAGACCGTCACCGTGCGCGCCGCCCACGGCGGATCGGGTGCGCAGGCCCGCACGGTCATCGACGGCATTCCCGCCGACGTGGTGACGCTCGGCATCCCGTCCGACATCGACGCCATCGTCAAGCTGTCGAGGAAAATCGCGCCGGACTGGCGCACCAAGCTCCCCAACGAGGGCCTGCCCTACACCTCGACCGTCGTGTTCCTCGTCCGCAAGGGCAATCCGAAGGGTGTGAAGGACTGGTCGGACCTCGCCAATCCGGACGTGAAGGTCATCACCCCGAACCCCAAGACTTCGGCGGGCGGGCGCTGGAACTTCCTCGCCGCCTGGGGCTACGCCTACGAGAAGGAGGGCAAGGACAAGGAGAAGGCCAACGCCTTCGTCGGCTCGCTCTACAAGAACGTGCCGGTGCTCGATACCGGCGCCCGCGGCTCGACCGTGACCTTCGCCCAGCGGGGGCTCGGCGACGTCCTCCCGACCTGGGAGAACGAGGCGTTCCTGGTCCTGGAGGAGTTCGGCAAGGACAGGTTCGACATCGTGGTGCCGCCGACCTCGATCTACGCCGAGCCGCCGGTGGCGATCGTCGACGCCAACGTCGACAGACGAGGCACGCGCAGGCAGGCCGAGGCCTACCTGCAGTTCCTCTACGGCGACAAGGCGCAGGCGATCTTCGCCAAGCACCACTATCGTCCGATCAGGCGCGAGGCGGCCAAGCCCGAGGATCTGGCGCTGCTGCCGGAGATCAGGCTGTTCAAGATCGAGGACCTTCAGGGCTCCTGGGACGACATCCAGAAGACCAATTTCGACAATGGCGGCGTGTTCGACCAGTTGAGCAGGGCCGGACGCTGA
- the cysT gene encoding sulfate ABC transporter permease subunit CysT → MGEPAKPRRRFRQKSVIPGFGITLGYTLTCLGLIVLLPLATLVVQASGLGLSGIWAVASDPRVFSALRVSFGVSLLAALTASVFGGIVAWVLTRYDFPGRKLADAVVDLPFALPTAVAGIALASLYAPNGLVGAQLAKVGIEAAYTPLGIFIAMVFIGLPFAVRTVQPLIAEIDKEVEEASAILGASRIATLTKVVLPPLIPAVLTGFALAFARGVGEYGSIIFIAGNLPYVSEIAPLLIVIKLSEFDYAGASAIAVIMLAISFLTLLAINLIQAWSRRRFGYV, encoded by the coding sequence ATGGGCGAGCCTGCGAAACCCCGGCGGCGCTTCCGCCAGAAGAGCGTGATCCCCGGTTTCGGGATCACGCTCGGCTACACGCTGACCTGCCTCGGGCTGATCGTGCTGCTGCCGCTCGCCACCCTCGTGGTGCAGGCCTCGGGGCTCGGCCTGTCCGGCATCTGGGCGGTGGCCTCCGACCCGCGGGTCTTCAGTGCGCTGCGGGTCAGCTTCGGCGTGTCGCTGCTCGCGGCGCTCACGGCCTCGGTGTTCGGCGGCATCGTCGCCTGGGTGCTGACCCGCTACGACTTCCCCGGACGCAAGCTCGCCGACGCGGTGGTCGACCTCCCCTTCGCCCTGCCGACGGCGGTGGCGGGCATTGCGCTCGCCTCGCTCTACGCGCCGAACGGCCTGGTCGGCGCGCAACTCGCCAAGGTCGGCATCGAGGCGGCCTACACGCCGCTCGGCATCTTCATCGCCATGGTCTTCATCGGCCTGCCCTTCGCGGTCCGCACGGTGCAGCCGCTGATCGCCGAGATCGACAAGGAAGTCGAGGAAGCCTCCGCCATCCTCGGCGCGTCGCGGATCGCGACCCTGACCAAGGTGGTGCTGCCGCCGCTGATCCCGGCGGTGCTGACCGGCTTCGCCCTCGCCTTCGCCCGGGGCGTCGGCGAGTACGGCTCGATCATCTTCATCGCCGGAAACCTGCCCTACGTCTCCGAGATCGCGCCGCTGCTCATCGTCATCAAGCTCTCGGAATTCGACTACGCGGGCGCGAGCGCCATCGCCGTGATCATGCTGGCGATTTCCTTTCTGACCCTGCTCGCGATCAACCTGATCCAGGCGTGGAGCCGGAGGAGGTTCGGCTATGTCTGA
- the cysW gene encoding sulfate ABC transporter permease subunit CysW: MSEALAPSPLAPPQDEALRPPGSVVTERPLVRRLLIAIALIFLGLFLVLPLLTVFAQALAKGWGAYLAAFSEPDAQAAIRLTLTVAAIAVPFNLVFGVAAAWAIAKFEFRAKNLLVTLIDLPFSVSPVVSGLIYVLVFGSRGLFGPFLMEHDIQIIFAIPGIVLATVFVTFPFVARQLIPLMQEQGTAEEEAALTLGASGWHAFRTVTLPNIRWGLLYSVLLCNARAMGEFGAVSVVSGHIRGLTNTLPLHVEILYNEYNFVASFAVASLLAGLALVTLAIKSLLEWRYADDIAAGARRH, translated from the coding sequence ATGTCTGAGGCGCTGGCTCCAAGCCCCCTCGCCCCGCCGCAGGACGAGGCCCTGCGACCGCCCGGCAGCGTCGTCACCGAGCGACCGCTCGTGCGCCGGCTGCTGATCGCGATCGCGCTGATCTTCCTCGGCCTGTTCCTCGTCCTGCCGCTTCTGACGGTGTTCGCCCAGGCACTCGCCAAGGGCTGGGGCGCCTACCTCGCCGCCTTCTCCGAGCCCGATGCCCAAGCGGCGATCCGGCTCACCCTCACGGTCGCGGCGATCGCCGTGCCGTTCAACCTCGTCTTCGGCGTCGCCGCGGCCTGGGCCATCGCCAAGTTCGAGTTCCGGGCCAAGAACCTGCTGGTCACGCTGATCGATCTGCCGTTCTCGGTCTCGCCGGTGGTCTCGGGCCTGATCTACGTGCTCGTGTTCGGTTCGCGCGGCCTGTTCGGGCCGTTCCTCATGGAGCACGACATCCAGATCATCTTCGCGATTCCCGGCATCGTGCTCGCCACGGTCTTCGTGACCTTCCCCTTCGTCGCCCGTCAGTTGATCCCGCTGATGCAGGAACAGGGGACGGCCGAGGAAGAGGCGGCGCTGACGCTCGGCGCCTCCGGCTGGCACGCCTTCCGGACGGTGACGTTGCCCAACATCCGCTGGGGCCTGCTCTACAGCGTCCTGCTCTGCAATGCCCGCGCGATGGGCGAGTTCGGTGCGGTCTCCGTGGTCTCCGGCCACATCCGGGGCCTCACCAACACGCTGCCGCTGCACGTGGAGATCCTCTACAATGAGTACAACTTCGTTGCCTCGTTCGCCGTCGCCTCCCTCCTTGCCGGCCTCGCTCTTGTCACCCTCGCCATCAAATCCCTCCTCGAATGGCGCTACGCCGACGACATCGCGGCGGGCGCACGGCGTCACTGA
- a CDS encoding sulfate/molybdate ABC transporter ATP-binding protein produces MRIEDLSKTFDTAAVLHDFTLDVRAGELLALLGPSGSGKTTLLRIVAGLDFPDRGRIIFGGDDATRVPVQRRAVGFVFQHYALFKHMTVADNIAYGLNARKRSERPEKAEIRRRVGNLLDLIKLSGFADRYPSQLSGGQRQRIALARALAVEPRVLLLDEPFGALDAQVRKDLRRWLREIHDRTGQTTIFVTHDQDEALELSDRVAVLDRGRLEQVGTPDEVQERPVSPTVLKFLGDTIEVEAIARNGQVLVNGRPTPLSAPEGVVGPVKLYARPWQIQFAEADAAHLTGTVRSSYRTQGRQRIEVDRPDAKVVVVEASDTTRLAAGREVGLRIVGGYVFA; encoded by the coding sequence ATCCGCATCGAGGATCTGTCGAAGACCTTCGACACGGCCGCCGTGCTGCACGACTTCACCCTCGACGTGCGGGCCGGCGAATTGCTGGCGCTGCTCGGCCCCTCGGGCTCGGGCAAGACGACGCTCTTGCGCATCGTCGCCGGGCTCGACTTTCCCGACCGCGGCCGGATCATCTTCGGCGGCGACGACGCCACGCGGGTGCCGGTGCAGCGGCGCGCCGTCGGCTTCGTGTTCCAGCATTACGCCCTGTTCAAGCACATGACGGTGGCGGACAACATCGCCTACGGCCTGAACGCGCGGAAGCGCTCGGAGCGGCCGGAAAAGGCGGAGATCAGGCGCCGCGTCGGCAACCTGCTCGACCTCATCAAGCTGTCGGGCTTCGCCGACCGCTATCCGAGCCAGCTCTCCGGCGGCCAGCGCCAGCGCATCGCGCTCGCCCGGGCCCTCGCCGTCGAGCCGCGCGTGCTGTTGCTCGACGAGCCCTTCGGCGCTCTCGACGCCCAGGTCCGGAAGGATCTGCGCCGCTGGCTGCGCGAGATCCACGACCGCACCGGCCAGACCACGATCTTCGTCACCCACGATCAGGACGAGGCGCTCGAACTCTCCGACCGGGTCGCGGTGCTCGATCGCGGCCGCCTGGAACAGGTCGGCACGCCGGACGAGGTGCAGGAACGCCCGGTCTCGCCGACGGTCCTGAAGTTTTTGGGCGACACGATCGAGGTCGAGGCGATCGCGCGGAACGGGCAGGTGCTGGTCAACGGCCGGCCGACGCCGCTGAGCGCGCCGGAGGGCGTGGTCGGCCCGGTCAAGCTCTACGCCCGGCCCTGGCAGATTCAGTTCGCCGAAGCCGACGCGGCCCATCTCACGGGGACGGTGCGCTCCTCGTACCGGACCCAAGGGCGCCAGCGCATCGAAGTCGATCGCCCGGACGCGAAGGTCGTGGTGGTGGAAGCGTCCGACACCACCCGTCTTGCCGCCGGCCGCGAGGTAGGGCTTCGGATCGTGGGCGGTTACGTGTTCGCGTGA